The sequence CATCTTTATCAAAGGCGTGGAATGCCCCTaaagcaaggaaacaaaaatatatggAGTAGGTTAAATTACTGTTTGTGTAAAGATGATCCCAGATAGCAAACTAAATTGTGCTCCAGTTCTGTTACGCAAACTTGTGCAGGTATTTACTTATGTGCTCAGCAagtatttctgctgtgtttttccttAGCTAGGAGAAATGCAGTggtttcttttgtgtttgtatgAGATGGCTGTCATATTTTAGATTCCCTGAGCACATATCTTTAATTATTAATACTATATATAGGCAGCAGTGCTTTAAACAAACTTTTTTGAGTACGACAGTGTGTTTTGGGGGCGAGGCGGGGAGGCAGCGCAGTAAAACCGGGGCAGCCACTCACTGAACATGGCGTCCAGGCGGACGAAGCAGCAGATGAAGCTGTCAAAGTCGATGTTCATGTTCTTGTCGGCGTAGCGCATGGTGATGATGTCGTAGAGCTGGTTGTTCAGCCGAAACCCTGCGGAGGACCAGAAACGGGGCCCAGCTGGGGCTCAGGGTGGAGGCTACTGCTGCAGCCGCTAAATAAAATGAAGGGAAGCTACAAGGAGCTTCCCTCTGTCCAGCTGCTTTCTTAAAACAGGAGTAACGTTTTTAAATTACGATTTGGGAGGGCCAAGGGCAAGCGAGTCACCTCATGCTGTAAGTGTGAAGAGGAGAGGTCTACACCAAAGAGTCTGCGGCCTAGCTGAGCCTGGTAAGAGCAAAGCGACGAAAACCGGGCGACAGAAACGTAGGAGGAAGTTGCAATGAAAACAACACGGGTACACAGTGGCCAAAAAATAGATAAGGAGGTGACTCCTGAGCGTGGCGTTACCGACCTGTGGCACCGGCTGCTGCAGCGTGCGACTGCACTTCGTAAAGGGTCTGCCGAGATTTGGGTACTGCTGGTTGTTGGCTAAATGCAAGGTCGTGCACAGCTTACGTGCTGTACGACTGAGaaatttttattgcaaaatgtGTTCTTAGTTCTAAAGTCAGGGATTGACAGCTTTCCTGGCGGGAATGGaaacttggaaaataaaaatgacctGTATTTCTACTGCAGCAGGAGTCCAAATCCAGGTGTAGTTTTGCCCTTAGCAAAGGATCGAATCACTGATCTTTTGTAAAGTACAAGATAGCCATctgtttctgttccttgatGAACTGGTAACTGATGTGCCAAAATACTACTGAAGATGAAGTGTCACTGAAATCGCCCCATCTACGTTTGTAGTGATACTACAGATTTTCTGATTAAAGAAGTCATCTTGCTCCGTTACAGAGCTGGTAAAGACATTTGCTGGGGGAGGCCTGCTGTCCAGGGGAAGAAGCACACCAGTGTGTTTGAGACAAGAAGCAAGAAAAGTCAGGAGCCTCTCTTTGCAGGACAAATTTCATTAACTGCAAGTTTTGCAGAAATACTTTATTCTCACTGCGCAGGTAGAAGAGGAGACTCAGCCCCCAATGGCTTAGTGCCTAAGAAACATGAGCAGGACTCAAGAAATGTCCGTCCAGTTGCCTCTGATGCAAACTTGGACATTGACCTGCTCAGTGCCTGTACGCTTGGGTTGAAGTTTTTCCACTGTTCTTTGTTTGTTATTTACACAAACATAAAGAATCCACAGCTTAAATGAGAGCAAATGTCTTCAGCACTCCCTGGTCCCCCTGAACAGCTGGGCCCCAAGTGGGAGATCCTTAAGACAGCAGAGCGTCATTTATCATAAAGTTTAAAGAGCTGAAGAGATCTATTTGGTTGGCAAGACAGACATACAAGGCTTGCCATTTGGATTTTTGAGAACCTCTGCTgggtgaaagaaaaatttttttaatttctctagGGTCTGTCTTTAAAAGGCAGCACTATGTTCCTGATCTCACCCTGTGATACATCAAACAAAATAAGGTCTCTTCAGCTGTTGGGCACTGGACACTGGGGGAAGTACCTGCATCCTTGACTGCATTGCGCATCTCGTAGCTGTTAATAGTTCCTGAATGATCCGTGTCATAACGCTTGAagattttctggaaaaagaaaacaaataaatacacaacagaaataaaagcttgtGCTCCTGTTGAATGTACCCACTGACTGGATATGGGATGTGTGCCTCAGGCACTTGGAGGCTTTGCCATTTGCCTTAcgttgctgctgctgagccgTCTGAGTTGTTAACAGCTCCTCTCCGTCACAAAGTAAGATAATTTAGATCCATGCCCTAAGAAGCAAAAAGCTCTCCTCTAGAGACTCTCCTTGTTTGACTTGAGTTTATGCTGTTAATCCTCTCTCTTGATTGTCCTAATTAAGCTATTTGTGAGGCCTGATTCTAgttcccatcctcctcctcctctcaatTTGCATGCATCTGTACTGTTCTCATGGGGGAAGTTCTTATACGAGTGCTGGAGGTTCAGAGATTCAGGTTATTTGCTTGGGCTGTGAGTAGGATGAGGAGAAACgttacttttctttttagaagctaatttgtaatttttttagggttttttttgttgttgtagtGTATGTAGAGAGTTCTTGTTTTCCTACACAAGCTTTTGCACTGCAGAAGCTGTGAAGAACAGTGTTGTGGATACCAGCAATACCTGCCAGCTTTTAATCTTGTCCCAGAGATGTCGAAACTCATCAAAGTTTATCTTCCCTGAGCCATCTGTCTGTGATGCAAACATTCAggtaaaaaaaccacaatatttttaagagaaaattaattaagtCTGCAACTACTGGTGAAGGGATGAATGTGAAACTGAGTTCAGGATCTCCTCAGCATTAAGAGTGGGCTGAGCTGTGCagtaaaatatttgtgaatGGTTTTGTTATTGTGCATAGTATTTTGTTTGAGGAGTGTGAAGTACTATTTGTACTTTGTGTAGAAGCAGACATCTGGTACAGGAGAGAGGCTTGCTTCTGGAGCTATTATAAAGTACACAAGCAGGATGTTTTAGTGGGCTCTTTCCAAATACCTCCAAATGTGAAGCTTACCCAATGTTTTGTAAGAAAACTGAGCTTTATCCTAGAGTGAAGCTCTTTCTGCCTTGCTTAAAGTTAATTGAGAACTAAGCAAAATGTTGACTAAGCCATTTACAAAATTGTGTTCAGGCTCCAAACATTATGGCTCTGGGTtgtaattacaatttttttctggttatgTTTGAATGTGCTTATGTTCTCTCAAAATCAGGTGTTACATACAACATCCCTCAGTTTTCCTGTTTGATCAGAGGTAACCCCGTATGGTAACTTGTAGTGTGTTTTATTATACCTGCTCTGAGGCAATTTCTGTATGTGTTGCATGCTAAACACACTGTGGAATGTATAATACATTATAAACTTAAGAGAGAAATACAGTAAGTTTGTTGGCAAGAACTGTAGTTAGGTTGAGTtggtttataaaaaaatttttgaaaaatcatgCTTTAGTACATGAGTTGCTGACACCTAAGGAAGGGTCTCATACTGACTGACTTATTCTGTAGTTTTCTGGTTTGGGATATTTTCATCTGCCAACTACAGTAATGTTGAGATGACTGGAGTTAAGATGTGCCAAACGAGGAATGCTGTGTTCTCTGACTATGCACTATAAAGTACTGTTCTGCTTCCCTGGCTTACTTACTAAATTGTGTGTGTAGTGGTGGGAAATACAACCTGAGTGGACTAGTGTGGTATCACGCACTCCTCTTTCACCAGAAAAGGATACATCCATTAAAGCAATCATGCTGCGGCAGGATTCCAGTTCAAATCCTTCTGTCTTTAGGTCCTTATCTGAAATAAATGATCCCAGGTGAAAACAGATCATGCAAGACAGCAAGTGCTTCTTCCTCTTAGATGTAACTCTACTCAAAGTAGAAGCCAAACCTACTTCCTTCATCCAGTAAGAAATGAATGGtaaagaaatttgaaaagaCTCTAAGTAATGTTATTGCTTGTGAATTAGAGATTACTTTTCTTGACCTGTTATACACAATAAAAACCTGTGGAAAACTCTAAACTAACTTCCAGGTAACTAAACAAGCCCAGGGTCTGTAGGCTAAAGTTTGCTAAACAGGGAGAAAAGTCTGCCTCtccattagatttttttttttttttttaaagggcatTTGCAGATTGCTAGAAATGCTCTATTATCCTGTGTGGTGCTTCCAATAAACGTTTGCTCGTTTCTGTGTTATCAGTACTTGGTCACTCATAGAGAGCATCTCTATGAAAAGTTCAGCTTGCAAAAGTCTCGGATGCAAAGTCCATGGAAGTGTAAGTAGGAAATTTGTGAGTTTGAAaccataaataatttttagagtGCAGCTCAGGGGTGGAGGGTTACATTATACCACAGATTTCTTTGTCCAGGGTTACTGAAAAAACATGGTCAAACTCACGTTTTTTTACAACATTATTGAGAACGTTCCTGAGTTCTTCAGCGTTGATCTCCATGTCCTGGTGGGAAATGTGGTGAGAATATCATTAATTACAACATTCCTTATGAAGCAGATCATTTTATGGATGGATATGCTAAAAGTATGAAGTCTTTTGTCACTTTTCAGTATGGCATATATATGCTTCAAACTAGAGAACGTTCTAGGTCATTATAAACATTAGTCCAAATCTTTCTTGAGGCTGAAGTACAAGGTAGGTCTAAAGTTACCATATAGTGCTTATTAAACTACAACTAGAAGAATGACCAGTAATTTCAAGCCACTGTATAagccaaaaagcaaaatgcaaaaatccCTGTAACCCATTTGCAGCATCTTGATTTATGCAGTTCTTtgatctgtttttaattttaacttccCTCGTCAAGCACGTACTGGAGGGCATTGCATTTCTAACTTGTTTATACATGCTTTGCAAAATAGCATCTTGTGGTAGTGATAGAAGTAAAAGCTCGAATTTAAATCGGGCTCCCTCGTACACAATGGGAATAGCGTATATGTACATACGAGGATAGCTGTATACTTAATTGgattttgatttggttttgcttaGCTTCAAATctcaaaggaaattttaaaatttagtgGTTTGAATCTGTGAAGCAGTTGATTTAGGTGCTGTTGTGGCTAGGCTGCTTTGATGGCAGACACAGGGATCTGTTTGCGTACTCACATCCCCTGCAATCTGTCggaaaatattcctgaactGTTGTTCCTCTTCACTCCTCTCACGAGCTTTTGCTGAAGGACGCTGAAAAGAGACAAGGAAAGAAGAGACACATTCTTAGcccagcagggaagggaaagggccTGGACGGCTCGCTCACCTTTGCACGAGGGAGCCTCTTAGTGAATCTGGAGGTCTTTGGAGGAACAGGTCATCCTCCTGTTCATTTCCCCTTTTTTTGGTTAAATGTATTCCTTGGCAAAACTGCTGAGTATTTAACTTCATCCCATTGCTCTCCTATCTTTTGGAAAGAGCCTAAAGGGTTACTTTCACTGACAGAGGTTTATcttctaggtttttttgtttcaaaacattgcaaagGAGAGGTTTGGAGCAGAAGAGGCATATCTGCTCCATAGCTGCCCTGTAGGCTCGGAATTGACCAGAGGGACTTGAGCTTGAGAGGTCTTTGTAATGGGGGGGGTCCCTTGCTGGAGACAAGTAGCACAAGAGACAGAGGCAAATGATGAAAGTGAAGCTTTCTCAGACACATGCAAAGAGCAAGCCTGAACTCTGAGGCTGATACTGAAAAAGGAAACTCTAttttacacccccccccccgaaattACAGGAATTATGTGTAACAAAGTTAATTTCTTGGCTtagttcttatttttgtttgtctaAATGCAGAGGGAAGTTAGGATTGGTTCCCACTTTGCCACCTGCGTGTTCTGGCAGCCGTGCAGCAGAACAGCACGCTTGCTGTCAACTCAAGCCATGCCTCCAGATGCCATGAGCCTGGGTGCAGGATCTGGCCATTGCATCTTGTGTCCCTCACCCACCTGCACGCAGAAACCCTGCATTCGCTACcctgttttcctcctctccggtagtgagagaaaagaggaggggTGCAGGAGCTCCTGGGTTTGCTCATCCTTTTCCCCTCTGGCCAGTGGGGACTGGTATAGGGATGTGTAACTTGTAGTGGGGGAGGCTGTGATCATTGCCAGGAGCTCCTGAAGCCCCTCAGGCACAGTTTATGTATGTACCGCTTCAGGGGGCTGAGCGAGAGTGGATTGGACTGCGCTGCTCGTGGGGAAAGGTCTGTCACAGTGGGGATCCTTGTATGAGAGAGCAACCAAGAGTAGTTTTCAAGCAACTACATCCTCCAGCACACGTGTTAAATAACTGAAGGGATAGTCTGTGTCATGCTCATTAGATCCACGTAAACCATACGCAAGTTATGCTAAGATTTGATGTAAAGCTGTTAAGTATCTTAGGACACTTCGTTGCCCCATTCCTGTGCTTCCCCCAGCCGCTGTCATGCTAGCCAGACCAAGCCCTATTTCCCCCTTTGCCACTTGCTGCAGAAACCTTTTTCTCAtctatgtgggttttttcaccATCTTTGCCAGCATCCTCATCTGCTGTCAGCTCCTTATTGCTGTTTGCTCTGTCGGAAACAAAGATGATAGGctagaagaagaaggaagagagcaaaagaaaaatggaaattacaCAAGAAGATGTGGAAACGAAAATAGTTGGTGACAACCATTTGTGGTAAAGAACATGCAGCAACAGCTCCCACCCCTGAGAGCATGACTGGAGAAGCCAGAGCTGggaatgaaagcaaaggaagaaaaaaaaaaggtggaggaATTTCTGAAGTTACTGTTCTCCTCGTGctaaaaaagctgcaaaagtcTTTTTGCAAAATAGTGCAATCTCTGGCTTCTagctttccttttcagaaagtcAGTAACTGTTTAAACGCGcttgttgtgggtttttggggggggtgttttgtttgggttttttttttttgttttagcaaAATAAGCCTCCCAGATTCTCAATTCTCAGTTAAACTGATAAAATTGCTCCTCTATGAAGGACAGTAGTACTGAGAACAAACAATCTGAATCCTACACAGAAAAGGAGTATTTGTGTAGGAGCTTGTTAGTTATGCAAAATATatgttctttctctgtattAATCCTTGAAGCATTCAGCTGTAAGCAGCCATGTGTAACTGCTCTGTTTTAGTGCAtttaaaacaaggaaagccGCTACAAGATGCGAATGTGTTGCCCTAGAGTATTAATTGCAATCAGCCTGTCTTGAGGTTAAAAATGTCTGATTGCATTTTCAAGGTCCTAAATGTGTTGTgtggaaaggaaagcaggatCCTGGACTTTGGTGAGCAGAAACTTCAGGAACGAGGAGTAGCTGCATTAAGCAATAGCAAATGTGAGGGCACGTGTCCGGAGAAGGGGTGATTTTCACTAGAAAGGTTGTGTTGGGGTGCCTGTGGAGGGGCAGGCAGGAAGGGCAGTTTGAGCAACCCAAAGGATCAagcttttaaagctgaaaagttTCTGTTAGCTTTTTGCCACCCCCTTGAGTGAGCGGGGTTTATGATGCTAATGCTATGTCATTAGAATTTAGTGTAGGAAGACAAAATCTTTGCTGCCTGCAAGTGCCCTCTTATCCAGTGCCCTTCGTTAACTAGATCAGTTTCTAGATGCGGAGAAATCATGATACCAAGGaaccctgctcctgctgcatgcATTGCACGTGCTCCTTGCTTTGCTGGCATTCAGCACATAGTGCAAGTACCCACCttgccctttttcttcttctgtacaaaaagagacaaaattaaagaaaaaaagtggttttaaacAGAATTATAGATTTTACCCAGATTATGCAGAGCTGATggtaaagtgttttttttctcttgccctttcttacatttatttttcccattcctATATTCATACagttttttcccatttcctaTATTCATACAGTTTTCAAATCTCCAAAAATGAGGGAAAATGTGCCCACCAAGAAGTTGCATACTGAAGGACAGAAATTGCAGAAGCCATAGCAAAACAGTGTCCCATCTCATTTGGGACTTTGTCTGCTTGAATAAAATCTCTATTGTACCTTTAGCTCTGactattcctttttctttttcccaaccTGTTGATGCAGTGGAGATTGGACTTTGGTGCCCACAGGTCTGTTATCTGAAGTGGCAATTAAATTCCACCAGATCtggacaaatatttttgttatcaTGACAGCAAATGAAAGGGGAATACTTCTGAGCAAGGTTTGATGGACCTCAATTCTGTGCAAGAGCATTTCCTccgattttttttcaagattaatTGTATTGTTAGCTCTAGTATATTCCCACAAAGATGTGTAAGACCCCAGGCTGAAGAGTTAGAGCTTGTCATGGATGCTAGTTTGAATCAGAGTATCATTAGGGTCCCTTTCCAGAAAGTATGTACTTCAAAAtaagtactttttttctttattagatGAGATACCAGTTTCACAAACAAAATATCTTGGAGCATAGAGCTAGGCCTCCCCTGGTAAATGAACAATCTCCATTGATGGAGGCAAAGGCAATGCTTAGCATCCCTTGTCTTTATGCCAGGAGCAGATTTCAAATCTGGCCAAATGTTTTGGTGTGACCAAATCAGAAAGTAGTGTACATAATATATAAAGCAAGTGTTAACAGAAGCACGTTGAGAAAAAATGTGGGAATTTATGCTAAAGGAGCTGTTATGTGGCTGCAAATGGTTTCCTGCTGTAGGTTTTCCTTGATGTGATGCTCCTCCTCTCCCTACCCCTGTTCATGTACAAAAGAGGCCGAGGACAGTACTTACTGATGGACGCTCTGCCTCAATCATGTTTTCAACCTCCctagaagaaagcagaaagtaaaTAAATCGGGAAAGTGACTGTTCCCAACGATGATTGTTTCTGTAGCTGGTTTGTAAGCAGCTGCTTGAACTTTCCTAACAGCCGGTGCTGTGGGCTGGCTTCCCAGCATTACCACTGCAGGCTCTAGACATAGGTTTTTCCCAGTTTGAGCTGTGCATCCCAAGTACCACTTCCAGGAGGGCTCTTGCCTGGTTTACTCCTCTGAAGAAGAGCCTTGACAACACTGAACTTTGGCAGCAGGGAGTAGAACAGGAGCTGTTTGGCCTAAGTAGAGTGAcactggctgcaatttgctgaGCTCTGGGAAACTAGTTGAAGAGCAGGACGGAGAGGAAATAACTACCtacttctgtatttcatttgtgACTGAAATTAGGTCTGGTTCAATGATCTATCTGACCAAAACTCCAGCCAGTGGCATACagcaataaaaaacaaataggttcattttcattattaaaaaccGCTGATGGTATGTTTACAAAGGATATCCTGCAAGTAGTAAGCTTCTCCAAAGACAATTCAAAGCAGGCTCCTGTTAGATTACAAGGGAAGCTCAGGGAAATGAGTTTGCCGCTTGGAGTTTCTAATGAGggtaagaaaattaaaagcagggTGTAGCAAACTGGGAACATGGCTACAGCAGACTAGCAAGCTCACCTCCATCTTTATGGTCAGATAAATGGATTTGCAACTTACTCTGAAAGACTTCTTTTCTCTGAGAAGACCCTTAGGATGAATTCTCCCTCCTGGTGGGGTTCGTATGTTGATGGGATGATGACGTACTCGCTGGGAGGTAACCGGAAGCGCTCAGAGATTTCTCGCATGTTTATATAGGTTTTACTTCTAGCTTTGGAGGCATtgtagaggaaaaaatccttttgcaaGTGGTGCTTAGTACCATGCATCTGCAGAACAAATGAGTCAATTTGTCTTCAAGGAAGTCTTACCCGTTCCCCAGGTGGCTTGTCATGCGGGCAGTACATGGTTGggacagaaaacacaaatgaagCAGCAGCTTAGCAAGCAGGGAGCTGATGAGGGATGCTAACTGGTAACAGATACGGAGTCTGTCACCTGTAAGTCACTACTGGATGGGTCTAGCTGGCTTCTGAGGGCTGCTCCAGGGCCCACCTGCAGAGCCTTGGCTGACTTCTGCCATGTAGGCACTTTTACTTGACTGTTGTGTTGTGTGTAACCAAAGTTCAGCTACTTTCCTTAGAGGGTGGCATGGCAAGGAATGGTATATGCAAACTCCTACATGCAGTGTGGTAAGGTGAAGGTGCTTGCAGTGGAAACGTGTCCTTGCCTGGACAAAACACGAGTTCTGTATCTGctaaagaaacatgaaaatcaaACGTTGCATTGGTTCAAATATGAACATTAAGTCAAGAATTATGGGCTAAGAACACTTGCAggctgttttctgcagaaataacCACCTGTAAAATTGTCAGCAAAGACAACATTCAGGCTgtcatcttcattttttccaggtaACAAATCAGTCAGGTGAGCTTGTTTGCAAAACTTGTGATGCCAATGATTCAGCTACCGGCAAGCTCAGAAAAACATAATCTGTGTACTTCTAACATGTTTTCTTCGATGGCTGAAAATACCATTGATTTTCCAAACAAATTCTAAGACTATAGAGAAAACTCTGTGGCTGCAGGATATAGGCCATTGGCATTATTTGCAGGAGGAAACGGCAGTGAAAGTTTAGGATGGTTCTGCGTGGAGCGCGACGGCAAAGCGCTCTCTGATGCTTCTTTCTGCAGCCCCGGCTCACTGACCGACCGTGTCGGCCACGGCCAGGTCTCACagagaatagaaaagaagaaccGAGGAACATGCGCAAGTGAAAATGGGGCGCGGGTGAGAAGGAACCAAAAATTATTGGCAAAATGTTACTAACAAACACTCAAAGCAGAAAGGTTAGCAGTTTCACTTCTGTTACGTCCCTGAAAACAAACTTGACTGGACAGTTTCCTGCTGACTTACAGACAAGCACAACAGTAACGCTAGCTGTGAGTATACACCAAGATGTCAATCTGCCTCCGTTCTGCTCATACCTCTTTGGGCACCTTAGggagaaacaaagagaagaaacagtcaGAGCTGCTAGGTGAGTCCGCTTGTTTCTAGATCATACAGAAGGGCGTTCACATAGATTTCTGAGGGCACAATCAGTAATTAAAATGCCCCAAGTTAGAAAAATATTCTAAGcaatttctctcttcctttctagATTTCTTGGGATCTACATGAGGTCCACTAAGATCTGAACTAAATATGTTTGTGCAAGGGACTGAGTAAATTGACTTCATGAAGTCGATAGCAGGGACAGAGATTAATTGCTACATATGCATCTTGGAtgtctgtttccttttttacacTATTCTGCCAATGAAATGTTTAGTTTCAGCGCGGATGAAAGGGAGATTGAAGAATGTATGGGAAAGAATATGTTAAAATCTGGCATTAAGTCACTATAAAAGCCTAAAAAGCGTGTTACTTATAGACGGAGTAAACCCTGAGGTTACTACGGTCTGAATGGTTACAAAGCCTtgaatttccttccttccaggcTTCCTCTGGGTCCCTTGCAAAGTAAAAATTGCAATTCATGTAATCAGGCTGAATGATTCAGTGACTTTCTTGGTAAACGCATACTGTCAGGATTTGTGACCATGGTGCGAAGAACAAAGTCTAGAGCTGGTACCTCGTAGATGGCAAAGCCAATGGTGTACAGGTTGGCTCCCAGCTTGCGttctttcctcctgtttttctgCATCAGTGCGACGAGGAAGCTGCAGATAACCTGTTCATCCTCAGGATCATCATCTTCCTCCAGGAGCTTCAAGCGATACTGGGGATTGGTCCAAAATGTATCTGAAATCCCACCAACAACCCAAAGCAAACATGTAAAGCTTTAGTTTTCTAACAATACTCATGATCAGAGATAACTTTTAAGTTCCCTGCCTGTGGCTCCTGAGGAAAAGGTTAAAATTGGGCtaatacatatgtattttttttacgTGTTATGGGTTTTACATAGTTCTAACAAAACTGCACAGCAAAGGAGCATATAAAATGAAGAACTAGCATCCAACAAACTTCCAAAGCACCTAAAACTATCAGAAAGTGGATTTTGCAAGTGAAATCTAACTGTTAGAGTGAAATTGATCTCTTTAATCTTACTTGGGGTGAAGTATTTGAACAATGATTTATCTTTGCCAGGCCTGCCTTTTGGGCTTATAAGGTGCTGTCACAAACATAGTGACAGAAGGCTTCCAGCTACAAAATCGTGTGCCTCGTCCACTGAGGAAGCAAAACTTTTCCTATGGCTGAGCACTGATCGGGCTGTGGTACGACTTCACCTGTGGGATCTAACACGGTCCCCATCAAAGAGGCTGTATCTCTCAAGACCCATTGCTCACCTGGATAATTGCGGCAACCCCCAGCTGAGCAGCCTCTCACCCAGCGCCCTTCGTTGACTGACACAGTCCAGGTCTGGAGTTTATCGGCTTCCAGAGTATCAGGTGTGAGGTTACAGATCTCGAGTTTTGTGAAGTGCCTCATGAAATCTTCAAATGATATCCTGGAGGAATTGAGGGGAAACTGAGCCCAAATGGATTTACACGGTTGGGTGGTTGTCTGAAAGATCCTGGTGGGGTGGAGGAGGGTGACCAACGATACCACCACTATTAGGGCAAGTTTGCAGTGGGAGCGCCATGATTTCCTAATGCATTTGGCCTGCTGGTTGGTCAATTTACACAGCTACAGCTCCAAACTGGGGGAAACTGGGCTGAGAGGATGGTACGTAGGAAGGGTGATGGAGCGCTCGTGGAAGTGTAGCATATTTAGGACTCTGCTGGTGGCACTCAATAAACCCTGGTGGGAGAATGAGGAGGTCGCAGAGCAGGGCTTATTGGGAATATGAAGGGGAACAGGGATTACTGCAATGGTTTTAGCAGATTTAAGTAGTGCAGtgtgattcattttttttctatggaTGCTTATCTACTAGAGAAGCACAGGCTTTTGACCGACATTCTCACCAGAACTCCCCATCCTCCACAATCTTGTGCTGCAGGCggattttctcttctttgttaATAAAGTTCCACTCCTCTGACCTTCAAAGGAGTAAACAAGTTAGATTACGATTTGCAATAcagtttccattaaaatttCTACTCTTTACTGTAAGCCTCATGGAATGGAAAGTCAAAGAGTCATCTTGCTACATTcatagaatttttctttttgagctTTGCAGCCATTTGTTCTCATTGCTACCCTCCTTTCCACATGcccaaatgaaaaaagcaattGCCCTACTTGTCTCTGCCTTCTCTTCAGACATCCTCTTAGCAGCTCTCAAAAATCTGCTGAactgttaattttatttagcttgaagaaaaaagtgtttgcaGGCTCTCCTTGCTGGAGTAGCTATTGAAATTCCTTTTAGTAAAACCTAATGAGAAACTTTATCCAAACTCGTTCAGGTACTGACATCTTGTTTTGTCCAGTTCTTTTGTaacttaaaagatttttctacTGTCACATCTTGTTTTGAAAGTGGACATTGCTGAACTTGCTAGACAGTAAAATCAGACTGACTGTGCCATTAGACTTGGTTCTCTCTTCATTTCCATTGAGTAAAGCCCCTCTTAACACCTCTTTTAGGTACTCTTCTTTTTACAGCTTCAGCTAAGCACTCAACTATGATCAACTCCAAAGCGCATGAGTCAAAATGACAGCAAAGACAATTCAGATACCTCATCATTAAAGGTTAGGGTCATGCACGAGCTGCATAAGGGCAAATaaagctgcaattttttttactattttttttttttccaaatcaggTGAAGCTCTGTTTTACTCACTTGTCACTCCAAGGTCCGTTCCATTCC comes from Haliaeetus albicilla chromosome 5, bHalAlb1.1, whole genome shotgun sequence and encodes:
- the CAPN3 gene encoding calpain-3 isoform X3, which gives rise to MPSAINAAVAQQTAAGSVPSATISTTTEGAGGGTGGIYSAIISRNQPIIKVKEKTYEELHKKCLEQNILYEDPDFPPNESSLFYSQKIPIKFEWKRPREICENPRFIIGGANRTDICQGELGDCWFLAAIACLTLNKKLLCRVIPHDQSFIQNYAGIFHFQFWRYGDWVDVIIDDCLPTYNNQLVFTKSSQRNEFWSALLEKAYAKLHGSYEALKGGNTTEAMEDFTGGVTEFYEIKDAPKDIYKIMKHAIDRGSLMASSIDDNLGFSYGSAPRSDIGELIARMVKNLENAQMTHSTVDYQGTDERPAWTIMPMQYETRMSCGLVKGHAYSVTAVEETTFKGEKIRLVRLRNPWGQVEWNGPWSDKSEEWNFINKEEKIRLQHKIVEDGEFWISFEDFMRHFTKLEICNLTPDTLEADKLQTWTVSVNEGRWVRGCSAGGCRNYPDTFWTNPQYRLKLLEEDDDPEDEQVICSFLVALMQKNRRKERKLGANLYTIGFAIYEVPKEMHGTKHHLQKDFFLYNASKARSKTYINMREISERFRLPPSEYVIIPSTYEPHQEGEFILRVFSEKRSLSEEVENMIEAERPSRPSAKARERSEEEQQFRNIFRQIAGDDMEINAEELRNVLNNVVKKHKDLKTEGFELESCRSMIALMDTDGSGKINFDEFRHLWDKIKSWQKIFKRYDTDHSGTINSYEMRNAVKDAGFRLNNQLYDIITMRYADKNMNIDFDSFICCFVRLDAMFRAFHAFDKDGDGIIKLNVLEWLQLTMYA
- the CAPN3 gene encoding calpain-3 isoform X2, yielding MPSAINAAVAQQTAAGSVPSATISTTTEGAGGGTGGIYSAIISRNQPIIKVKEKTYEELHKKCLEQNILYEDPDFPPNESSLFYSQKIPIKFEWKRPREICENPRFIIGGANRTDICQGELGDCWFLAAIACLTLNKKLLCRVIPHDQSFIQNYAGIFHFQFWRYGDWVDVIIDDCLPTYNNQLVFTKSSQRNEFWSALLEKAYAKLHGSYEALKGGNTTEAMEDFTGGVTEFYEIKDAPKDIYKIMKHAIDRGSLMASSIDDNLGFSYGSAPRSDIGELIARMVKNLENAQMTHSTVDYQGTDERPAWTIMPMQYETRMSCGLVKGHAYSVTAVEETTFKGEKIRLVRLRNPWGQVEWNGPWSDKSEEWNFINKEEKIRLQHKIVEDGEFWISFEDFMRHFTKLEICNLTPDTLEADKLQTWTVSVNEGRWVRGCSAGGCRNYPDTFWTNPQYRLKLLEEDDDPEDEQVICSFLVALMQKNRRKERKLGANLYTIGFAIYEVPKEMHGTKHHLQKDFFLYNASKARSKTYINMREISERFRLPPSEYVIIPSTYEPHQEGEFILRVFSEKRSLSEEVENMIEAERPSPIIFVSDRANSNKELTADEDAGKDGEKTHIDEKKRPSAKARERSEEEQQFRNIFRQIAGDDMEINAEELRNVLNNVVKKHKDLKTEGFELESCRSMIALMDTDGSGKINFDEFRHLWDKIKSWQKIFKRYDTDHSGTINSYEMRNAVKDAGFRLNNQLYDIITMRYADKNMNIDFDSFICCFVRLDAMFRAFHAFDKDGDGIIKLNVLEWLQLTMYA